One stretch of Pedobacter riviphilus DNA includes these proteins:
- a CDS encoding helix-hairpin-helix domain-containing protein — translation MKIWCALLPVPFPYYLFPKKHLGVVLSALISNWFPPVNPPVDATFRSRKTVVSWCTDVYHKLLTGSRYAFKILIIAFVMIGFMANAQTNAQETDIRDILESIAENLPDDYDMTELVDILEKYRKHPINLNRTSVEELKTLVFLSPLQIGNFFTHIKENGLLADVLELQSIAGFDIKTIQTLLPFVTLTNITEYQQLSFKNLVHAGENDLMMRFAQTLQKQRGYTDLPGNRYLGSPERFQMRYRYQYSSILSTAITLDKDAGEKFIGKPFDFYSGNIALFKLGKLKKLVVGDYILQFGQGLTLWSGFSYGKGPDVTSVAKKDLGLRPYNSTNEYSFFRGSAATVNLFKNIDITPFVSFRNLDASQKLDSDGNLIQFTINQTGLHRTPTEIKNKGVLAQSVFGTTVQYTKNEFAVGAIAYHTNYKNRFITQTAAYDRYSFTGKSLTNLGLFYNYTYNNMYLYGEAAKGSGGGYAYINGVLISLSPAVSAALTYRNYAKDYHSFFNQAVSESSEAVNEKGLYAGLNVNPNKQWAFSFYGDFFRFPWLKYRVDEPSKGYEVLAQAVYTPSKTFKILVRFKSENKQQNTDLDVPVNFLDHVKREGYRAEANWLLNKNWHLQNRLEVSQYMKGSANREFGYLIYQDIDYSPMFAKLTGNVRFAYFNTPSYNSRIYAYEDDVLYSFAFGMYNGKGLRTYLNLRYNIVKKLNIWIRYGLFVYKDVETVGTYLDEIKGNKKSEVKIQVRYQF, via the coding sequence ATGAAAATATGGTGTGCGTTGTTGCCCGTCCCTTTCCCCTATTATTTATTTCCCAAGAAACATTTGGGTGTCGTTCTATCTGCATTAATTAGTAATTGGTTTCCACCAGTAAATCCCCCTGTAGATGCGACGTTTCGTAGCCGTAAAACGGTAGTTTCATGGTGTACTGATGTTTACCATAAACTTCTAACTGGAAGCCGTTATGCGTTTAAGATCTTAATTATCGCCTTTGTGATGATTGGATTTATGGCAAATGCCCAAACCAATGCACAGGAAACAGATATACGCGATATTTTGGAGAGTATAGCCGAAAACCTGCCTGATGATTATGATATGACCGAGTTGGTTGATATATTAGAGAAATATCGTAAACATCCGATTAACCTCAATCGTACCTCGGTTGAAGAATTAAAAACTTTGGTTTTCCTTTCGCCCTTACAGATTGGTAATTTCTTTACACATATAAAGGAAAATGGTCTGCTTGCGGATGTACTGGAATTACAAAGCATTGCTGGCTTTGATATTAAAACAATTCAAACCCTGCTTCCATTCGTAACGCTAACCAATATCACTGAATATCAGCAGCTCAGTTTTAAAAATCTCGTGCATGCTGGCGAAAATGACCTGATGATGCGTTTTGCACAAACTTTACAAAAACAGAGGGGGTATACTGATTTGCCAGGGAACAGGTATTTAGGCTCGCCAGAAAGATTTCAGATGCGCTACCGATATCAATATAGTTCAATTCTATCGACTGCCATAACTTTAGATAAAGATGCCGGAGAAAAATTTATCGGTAAGCCTTTCGATTTTTATTCAGGAAATATCGCGCTATTCAAATTGGGTAAATTAAAAAAATTGGTAGTTGGCGATTATATACTGCAATTTGGCCAGGGCTTAACCTTATGGTCGGGTTTTTCCTATGGTAAAGGACCTGATGTAACCAGTGTAGCTAAAAAAGATTTAGGTTTAAGGCCTTACAATTCTACTAATGAATATTCCTTTTTTAGAGGCAGCGCTGCAACAGTTAATTTATTTAAGAATATAGACATTACTCCTTTTGTCTCGTTCCGCAATCTTGATGCTAGTCAAAAGTTAGATTCTGATGGAAACTTAATTCAGTTTACAATTAATCAAACTGGGTTGCATAGAACACCTACAGAGATTAAGAATAAAGGTGTTTTGGCACAAAGTGTATTCGGAACTACAGTTCAATATACCAAAAACGAATTTGCTGTTGGTGCCATAGCTTATCATACCAATTATAAGAATCGTTTTATTACGCAAACTGCAGCCTACGATCGGTATAGTTTCACAGGTAAATCATTAACTAATTTGGGTTTATTTTATAATTATACCTATAATAACATGTACCTCTATGGCGAGGCAGCAAAAGGTTCAGGTGGTGGTTATGCTTACATTAATGGTGTACTCATTAGTTTGTCGCCAGCCGTTTCTGCGGCCTTAACCTATCGCAATTATGCTAAAGATTATCACAGTTTCTTTAATCAGGCAGTATCCGAATCGAGCGAAGCTGTAAATGAAAAAGGATTGTATGCGGGTTTAAATGTTAACCCAAATAAACAGTGGGCCTTTTCTTTCTACGGTGATTTTTTTCGGTTCCCCTGGTTAAAATATCGTGTTGATGAGCCCTCAAAAGGTTATGAAGTTTTAGCCCAAGCTGTTTATACACCAAGCAAAACCTTTAAAATTTTAGTTCGATTTAAATCAGAAAACAAACAACAGAATACCGATCTGGATGTTCCTGTAAATTTCTTAGACCATGTAAAAAGAGAAGGTTACCGGGCAGAAGCAAACTGGCTATTGAATAAGAATTGGCACCTTCAAAACCGGCTAGAGGTTTCTCAATATATGAAAGGAAGTGCAAATAGGGAATTTGGCTATCTCATTTATCAGGATATAGATTATTCGCCGATGTTTGCTAAGCTAACGGGCAATGTAAGGTTTGCCTATTTCAATACCCCGAGTTATAACAGCAGGATTTACGCGTATGAAGATGATGTTTTATACAGTTTTGCTTTTGGAATGTATAACGGAAAAGGTTTAAGAACCTACCTCAACCTGAGATACAACATAGTTAAAAAACTAAATATTTGGATTCGATATGGCTTATTCGTCTATAAAGACGTAGAAACAGTAGGGACTTATCTGGACGAAATTAAGGGTAATAAAAAATCGGAAGTTAAAATTCAAGTGCGCTATCAATTTTAA